The Stutzerimonas stutzeri RCH2 genomic interval CCGACCGGCAAGTCAACCACGAAACGCCTTGCGGCACTAGCGTCATTGTCGCAGACGCCGCCCGTGGCTGGCGAAACTGAGCAGCAGCCATTCCAGAATCATTCGTTGCCAAGGCCGGATCACTGTATATAATCCCAGTCACTGTATAAAAGAACAGAGACCGACATGATCAAGCTGACGCCTCGCCAGACGGAAATCCTTGCGTTCATCAAGCGTTGCCTGGAAGACAACGGTTATCCGCCTACCCGTGCGGAGATCGCTCATGAGCTCGGCTTCAAGTCGCCCAACGCTGCCGAAGAACATCTCAAGGCACTTGCCCGCAAAGGTGCTATCGAGATGACGCCCGGCGCGTCCCGCGGGATACGTATTCCGGACTTCGAACCCGCCGCGTCCGAAAATGGCTTGCCGATCATCGGCCGCGTCGCTGCCGGCGCGCCGATTCTGGCGCAGCAACATGTCGAGGAATCCTGCCAGATCAGCC includes:
- the lexA gene encoding transcriptional repressor LexA, producing MIKLTPRQTEILAFIKRCLEDNGYPPTRAEIAHELGFKSPNAAEEHLKALARKGAIEMTPGASRGIRIPDFEPAASENGLPIIGRVAAGAPILAQQHVEESCQISPAFFHPRADYLLRVHGMSMKDVGIFDGDLLAVHTTREARNGQIVVARVGDEVTVKRFKRDGKKVWLLAENPEFAPIEVDLEQQELVIEGLSVGVIRR